TTTGGTAGGCTCAGGGTAAAGTTGAACACATGTACAAAAGAGTCATCTCAGTTTCATTAATCCAGATTATGTCATTGGTTAAGCAAATTTGTTAGTGTACCTGGGATTATGTATGTATATGTATATGTCTCTTCAGGCTTTGAGGGCCTAATATTTGATTTCAAGCATTTTCTGTAGCTGCTCTTTTTCATTTTCATAATACTTAACTCAACTTATCCTTCGCAAACACTGAATGGTGTCATAGTTTGTAAAGTCCTCTCTTTTGCTTAATGAGCTTCAAATTGTACTTAAACACATTAGTTCTTAATAAGATAACAATATTACAATGCTATTATCTGAGTGACTTTAGTTTAAAACTATTTTGTTCTCCAGTTATTCAGTTTCAAAGTTTTGTTCCCCAGGCATTCTCTGATCATCCCAAAATCTCATTTTCCTTCCCTCAAAGCAACACCTCCAGCTGTAAGTATAATCCTATTGATTCAGTTAGCTCACATAAATTTGTCATATAAAAAAATAAGAATAATATGTGGTGAGTTCTATTGCAGGATATCATGGCATGTTATATATGATATAATATTCAGGTATTGATAGGGTGAACTGCTTGATATGCATATGACAACAAAGAATACACATATATGCGCTTGTAATAGGTAGAAGGTATTCTTAATAATTCGGAAGCATACATTAAATGAACATCTTGACTACATCAATGATAGTTGAGCTGGGGTTTTCTTGGCATATCTCTCATACGTTGTATGGATTTATGGTGCGGTATGCATATGTTTCTATATCGGTACAGAGTTTTATAATCTTGCATGAGTCTGAGTTAACTTGTTCTGCAGGTGGTAGCTGCAATGTGTTCAAAAGTACCCTTTATCAGCAGTGCAATCTTGAAAGCTACTGCTTCTGGTAGGCCTTCAAACTTCGAAAATCATTTGCTTAGGCACCATATTGTAATTTGCTTGATTGCGTTGCTCTATAGCAATTATGCTGTACTTGAGTGTTCACTAAAATCAGAGGAGGTACTTGTTTGGTTAATCTGCATTTGATCCATTGCAAAGTGACAATGACTTGGAAATACGGTCTTTGTTCTGAACTTATGAGGATATGGAGCTTTATCTCATTACTTACTCTGAATGACATCCCTTTGTTTCCAAGATGCATTTTCCAGCATACCTGCCTTAAGCCTTTGCTTTATAAAAGCTTAACATGGAAGTTCTAATTATGCAGATTCTTTCAACTTGTTGGTTAACAACGGTACAGCTGCAGGCCAAGTTATATTTCATGTGAGTCATTAAATTTTCCCTTCAAATTTGCATTCAATTAGCAGCAGTATAACGGAGAAATGATGTATCTGCTGTCAGTACCAAAATTTCAAGTCTCATTGCAACTGAACAATGGGAGATGTTAGTATTAATGAACTTCAGCATTTCACTCCTGTCCTTACATTTTCTGACCCTTGCAGACTCATATTCACATAATTCCACGCAAGGCACTTGATTGCCTTTGGGCTTCTGAGGTATGCATAATTCACCTTTATGTTTCTTTTGTGTGAAAACTGCACTCCGAGTATATAAACTTGATGTATCATGTATATGAACACTTTCATATTGATAGAGTTTACGGAGGCGACCCCTGAACATAGACCAGGAAGCATCTCGACTTGCAGACCGTGTTCGAGAGCAACTATCATTACCAGACAACTCTGGAGATAGCAAAGACGAAGGATCTAGTCTTACCGGAAACTAGATACATATTGCATCCGCTGTTGTAATCTACACTGTACAATCATGTACCATATACGTTACTTCAATTCTTCAAATCTTTAGCCTACTGGGTTTCATCTGTGTGACAAAGAACGAGCAACACCTGCTTTTACAGTTTTCGCCTTCCAAGCCCTCCCCTTCCGAGCCCTCCCCTTCCCATTTGTAATATGCATAACACTACTTGAGAAATGGATTGTGGACATTGTGGCTGCTTGCATTGCATCTGGAAAAGTTGGAAATTTTCATAAAATATCTCCAATGAAAGCTCCTCTTTACATAAAAGTTTAAAAGAAATTTAGAGAAAGATTATCTTGGAAGTGACCAATGAGAGCCCCATTTGGCAATAAAAGAAAATCTTACACACATTCTTGAATCTTCCAATAAAAATGAGACCTTGTAGGTGAAGGGTCCAAGTTGTTTATTTTTTTTAAATTTTAATTTTTTTAAAAAAACAAAGAGGACCAGTATAAACAAAGTCTCTGTCCATCTGAAAAGACATTGCTTCTTCATTTCGCGCTTGCTTCTTCAGAAAAAAACGAAGCCTTTTCCTCTTCCCTCTTCAAATTCCACACCAACACTCGCTCAATTCGTGTAGAGAGAGAGGGAGCCGGCGCCGGAGATACACACACACACACACACACACACACAGAGATGGTTGTTCCCGGGGCATTGTCTACGGCGGAGAAGCTCCGGAAAGACGGCAACTCCTACTTCAAGAAGGATCGTTTCGCGGCCGCCATCGATGCCTACACTGAGGTATTCATGCTTCTTTGATTCTCTTTCTCATCTTCTTTTCCAGAATTTCGGTCAGTAATGTTGAATTTTGCGTTGGGTTGGATTTGAAGGCAATCACGCTGTGCCCTAATGTCCCTGTTTATCTCACGAATCGCGCTCTGTGTCATCTCAAGCGTAAGTATGTATAATCAGTCGGCTCCTTCCTCTCTCTCTTTCGGAATTTTTTCGATTTTAAAGGTTTGGGGAATGTGGTGATAATGGTGGAAATGAACGCAGTGATTGGACCAGAGTGGAAGAAGATTCCAGAAAAGCTATTCAGCTAGACAGTAATTGCGTCAAGGTAAAATCTTTCTATTTTTCGGCTGTGTAGAATGTGTTTTCGGTTCCTTGAAAATTGAGGTTCGAGATAATTAGAGTGGAATTTGGGTATTGCTTGTGCATTAATTCACTAGTTTGTTCATTGAGTACTTGTGAGGCATTGTGTGATGCCAGTGCGTCAGTTGTTGAATTATCATCAATTGGATGCTTATCTTCTCCTAAGTTGTTGCGAATAGTTCGTTTGGTGGGGAGGTTTATCTTGAGTGTTCAGTGTTTATAAATTGATGCTTATGCACTCAATGTCGTTTTGCACAAGAGATTGATGCAGCAGGCTTTTGTGCTTCCTGTGTTTACAAAGTTGATGGTTGTGGTCACATTGAGCTCTTTCAGTTTCTCATCCATATTTTAAGGGCATCTTCGGGGTGCACTTTGTTGTCTAGAAGTATTTGGGTGTCATCTGGACCCCTCACTGCCTTGGAGAATGATACATTCTTGCAGAAGTGTTTTAATCATATTGCACCGGATTTGTTATATTTGTTTTTTGAGTGCTTGATAGTTGCATCCTTTCATATGAGTACATTGATTAATGGTGGTGAGCCATCATTCTGTTTCTTGATTTTCCGACTTTTTATCTTTTTAATAGATGCAGTGTCGATAAAGAGTTATGTTTGATTGGATGCTTAAGTGAACCTGCTACCTAGAAGTTGGTTTCCTTTTTTGTGCTTTGTGCTCCTGGCTTCCGTGGTTGCATGCTTACTCGTTAATTATTGTCTTTCTTGGAAGAAAAAATCTCACTGTTTAGCATGGGGTAGCCCCAAAATTGCCTAATAACTTTATGTTAAGTATGCTATGTATTTTGTTCTCGAGTCGAGGAATTCAATCTAATGTCTTCAACTGCTTTAGGAACATTTTAATTTTCTGTTTCATATTGGACCATCATAGTGTATTGGCA
The window above is part of the Fragaria vesca subsp. vesca linkage group LG2, FraVesHawaii_1.0, whole genome shotgun sequence genome. Proteins encoded here:
- the LOC101302125 gene encoding uncharacterized HIT-like protein Rv1262c/MT1300-like, translating into MFCLNYMESRRLSILCSHLLPGSGPSPTRQIPVSRSICGAGSTNTNQQPSDSDQNDCVFCKIIRGESPAFKIYEDDICLCILDTHPLSRGHSLIIPKSHFPSLKATPPAVVAAMCSKVPFISSAILKATASDSFNLLVNNGTAAGQVIFHTHIHIIPRKALDCLWASESLRRRPLNIDQEASRLADRVREQLSLPDNSGDSKDEGSSLTGN